In one Vagococcus entomophilus genomic region, the following are encoded:
- a CDS encoding TrkH family potassium uptake protein has translation MHAWQKLRAFPKKVTILFHTRLSSIQIIVLYYLFITFISFILLSLPFFHKSNVQPSFMDLLFMTISTVSVTGLTTFNINEVFNHYGIILLEILFQIGGLGIMMISTLFFLLSRKKISLRQRQLIMTDMNQPKLSGTVRLIRTTLFIMIGLQLLFGVFFSVYFYFSHQFQTVSDSLFYGFYQSISSVTNSGFDVTGDSIMPFRLNSLFLLVIMFLIFIGGIGFPVILEVREWLHYKLHPTRLPFRFSLFSKLAISSFFILFIGGALFIYLLECQRLFSSLTFGQKIIHSMFYSITTRNAGLQLDDLNQFQPATLLLFSILMFIGCSPSSVGGGVRTTTMIILGLYLVSFIKSEDNVRIFGRRIDEDDIKKSVVVFLLSLLMCGFSIMILSVTESHSLLSIIFEVSSAFGTTGLSLGITSDLTIVGKIVIALLMFIGRIGMLYTLMLFIPKERKDMGYVYPSEKIIIG, from the coding sequence ATGCATGCTTGGCAGAAATTAAGAGCATTTCCAAAAAAAGTAACCATTTTATTTCATACTCGTTTATCGAGTATCCAGATCATTGTTCTTTACTATCTTTTCATCACCTTTATTTCATTCATTCTTTTGAGCTTACCTTTTTTTCATAAAAGTAATGTCCAGCCATCTTTTATGGATTTATTGTTCATGACCATCAGTACAGTGAGTGTAACCGGACTGACTACCTTCAATATCAACGAGGTTTTTAATCATTATGGAATTATTTTATTAGAAATTTTATTTCAAATCGGTGGTCTTGGTATTATGATGATCTCAACATTATTTTTCCTTCTTTCACGTAAGAAGATTTCTTTGCGCCAAAGGCAACTGATCATGACAGATATGAACCAGCCAAAACTAAGTGGAACCGTGCGTTTGATCCGGACGACCCTATTTATTATGATTGGTTTACAGCTATTATTCGGCGTCTTTTTTTCTGTCTACTTCTACTTTTCACACCAGTTTCAAACGGTGTCTGATTCTCTATTTTATGGTTTTTACCAATCCATTTCTTCTGTTACGAACTCTGGATTTGATGTAACAGGGGATTCAATCATGCCTTTTAGGTTAAATAGTTTATTTCTACTTGTGATCATGTTCTTGATTTTTATAGGTGGAATTGGTTTTCCTGTCATCTTAGAGGTACGCGAATGGCTTCATTACAAATTGCACCCTACTCGCTTGCCTTTTCGCTTTTCGTTATTTAGCAAACTAGCCATCAGCTCTTTTTTTATCTTATTTATTGGTGGTGCACTGTTTATTTATTTACTAGAATGTCAGCGTCTTTTTTCATCTTTAACGTTTGGGCAAAAAATTATTCATAGCATGTTTTATTCTATTACTACTAGAAATGCTGGATTACAATTGGATGATTTGAATCAATTCCAACCTGCTACTTTGCTACTCTTTTCCATTTTAATGTTTATTGGCTGTAGTCCTAGTTCCGTTGGAGGTGGTGTTAGAACGACCACAATGATCATATTAGGCTTATATCTAGTTTCTTTCATCAAAAGTGAAGATAACGTTCGAATTTTTGGTCGCAGAATTGATGAAGATGATATCAAGAAATCTGTAGTTGTTTTTTTACTCTCTTTATTAATGTGCGGATTTTCCATCATGATTTTATCTGTAACCGAATCTCACTCTTTACTATCTATTATTTTTGAAGTCTCTTCAGCTTTTGGTACAACTGGCTTGTCACTAGGTATTACAAGTGATCTCACTATAGTTGGCAAGATTGTGATTGCGCTCTTGATGTTCATTGGAAGAATTGGTATGCTCTATACGCTCATGCTCTTTATCCCCAAAGAAAGAAAAGATATGGGTTATGTGTATCCTAGTGAAAAAATTATTATTGGCTAA
- the recQ gene encoding DNA helicase RecQ — MLQTKEQILHTYFGFSEFRDGQAQIVEALLSSQDVIGIMPTGAGKSICYQVPALMLEGLTIVVSPLISLMKDQVSALTQNGIAAAFLNSTLSPKEQYETLQAAQNGAFSLLYVAPEQLCTPRFLSFSTRVPIAFVSVDEAHCVSQWGQDFRPSYLSIHDYIDSLPRRPIVAAFTATATDLVKKDIIQLLHLNEPFELTTGFDRKNLFFGVQKPKDKFQAVVAYLKENEEKSGIIYCSSRKNVEDVCERLDALGYPVTRYHAGLSSEERKKNQELFVTDNAPLIVATNAFGMGIDKSNVAFVIHYNMPKNIESYYQEAGRAGRDGSNAECILFYSGRDVVTNQYFIDNSFENQQLQGTEAQLFKEHEQQRLKKMSFYCFTQGCLRQYLLRYFGDERSHYCGNCSNCLQNTEKRDITVAAQKIISCVKRMRESYGIKLVIDVLRGSKQQKIKDFHLDLLSTYGIMQDTSTHEIRKMIEFLLAEGFLDTSDGQYPVLKLGFRFLEVLQPTTQITMHLPKETLQSRTPRQTEEEISHPALYAQLQVLRRELADAQHVPAYVVFNDATLKEMCRKLPDTETELSKISGVGEVKLEKYGQDFLTAIQNFQLA, encoded by the coding sequence ATGTTGCAAACAAAAGAACAAATTTTGCACACTTATTTTGGATTTAGTGAGTTTCGCGATGGACAAGCACAAATCGTTGAAGCGCTGCTTTCTTCTCAAGATGTGATTGGCATTATGCCTACTGGTGCGGGAAAATCGATTTGTTACCAAGTCCCTGCTTTAATGCTCGAGGGTCTGACAATTGTGGTATCTCCACTAATTTCCCTCATGAAAGATCAGGTGAGTGCCTTAACTCAAAATGGGATTGCAGCTGCTTTTTTAAATAGTACCTTGTCTCCAAAAGAACAATACGAAACACTTCAAGCCGCTCAAAACGGAGCATTTTCTTTGTTATATGTTGCACCCGAACAACTTTGTACGCCTCGTTTTTTAAGCTTTTCCACTCGTGTTCCCATCGCATTCGTCAGTGTTGATGAAGCACATTGTGTCTCGCAGTGGGGACAGGATTTTCGTCCAAGTTATTTGTCTATCCATGATTATATTGACTCATTGCCTAGACGCCCGATTGTGGCAGCTTTCACAGCAACAGCAACAGACTTAGTCAAAAAAGACATTATTCAATTGCTTCATCTAAATGAACCTTTTGAGCTTACGACAGGATTTGACCGTAAAAACTTATTTTTTGGTGTCCAAAAACCAAAGGACAAGTTTCAAGCGGTTGTAGCGTACCTCAAAGAAAATGAGGAAAAGAGTGGAATTATTTACTGTTCGTCTAGAAAAAATGTGGAAGATGTTTGTGAGCGCCTGGACGCATTAGGCTACCCCGTTACCCGCTACCACGCTGGACTTTCTAGTGAGGAGCGAAAAAAAAATCAAGAACTGTTTGTTACGGACAACGCTCCTCTAATTGTCGCAACCAATGCTTTTGGTATGGGAATTGACAAATCAAACGTGGCTTTTGTGATTCATTATAATATGCCAAAAAATATTGAAAGCTACTATCAAGAAGCAGGACGAGCAGGACGAGATGGATCAAATGCAGAATGCATTTTGTTTTATAGTGGTCGTGATGTCGTGACCAATCAATACTTTATTGATAATAGCTTCGAAAACCAGCAGTTACAGGGAACAGAAGCACAACTGTTTAAAGAACATGAGCAACAACGACTAAAAAAAATGTCTTTTTATTGTTTTACTCAAGGCTGTTTGCGTCAATATCTCTTAAGATACTTTGGAGATGAGCGTTCTCATTATTGTGGAAATTGCAGCAATTGTTTACAAAATACAGAGAAAAGAGACATTACCGTAGCAGCGCAAAAAATTATATCCTGTGTCAAAAGAATGCGTGAATCTTATGGGATTAAATTAGTTATCGATGTACTTCGTGGTAGTAAGCAGCAAAAAATCAAAGACTTTCACTTAGATTTGCTTTCTACTTATGGCATTATGCAAGATACCAGTACACATGAGATACGAAAAATGATTGAGTTCTTGCTTGCGGAAGGCTTTTTAGATACTTCTGATGGACAATATCCAGTTTTAAAGCTTGGCTTTCGCTTTCTTGAAGTATTACAACCGACCACCCAAATTACGATGCATCTGCCAAAAGAAACACTGCAGAGTCGGACACCTAGACAAACGGAAGAAGAAATCAGTCATCCTGCACTTTATGCACAGTTGCAAGTACTGCGCCGGGAGCTGGCCGATGCACAGCATGTTCCAGCTTACGTAGTTTTTAATGATGCTACTTTAAAAGAAATGTGCCGGAAATTACCAGATACAGAAACCGAACTTAGCAAGATTAGTGGTGTCGGGGAAGTGAAACTGGAAAAATATGGTCAGGACTTTTTAACCGCCATTCAAAATTTTCAATTAGCCTAA